AACCCCGAACCCCGAACCCCGAACCCTGCTCTAAAAGAATTTCCCAAAGGCGAAGAAGATTTTCCCGCGTCCGCTCTCGCCGACGCTTCCAATCAGTGAAAAAGGACCAAAAATGGTATCCACCACCAGTCCGGCGGAGATACTTTGGCGATACCGAAGCCGGGTGGCATCGGTTAATGGCCCACCCCAGGCACCGCCAATGTCATACCATCCGCCGATAAAAACCTTCTTGCCAATGAGTGGCGGTAATTCCCCGATTGGCCGCAAATAGCCAAGACTATTCAGAAAATAATGATTTCCACGGAATTCATCCCGATCAAACGAACTTAACCGGAATGGGCCGCCCACGGTGAAAGATTCGGTCGGAGTGGCGTCATAATTCAATGACGAACCACCCGAACTCACCAGAAACAGTGAGCCTTTATCAAATGCTGGTTTGAAATAGGACAGCCGGGCTTCGGCCTGCGGGAAACTGCCCGAAGTACCAGGGCTGTTTGGGCTGTCAAAAAACCAGCGGCCTTCCACCGAGGTCCGCAAACCCTTAGACGGAACCGTGGCGCTGTCCTGGCCATCAAATGCCCAGCGGATGCGGGCAAGCGCAAACCGACCATCAACGCTTGGAAGGCCAGGGTCACCAGCTCGAACTTTGGCGTCCGTGTGGCCAAACTCCATTCCGGCCCGCAGTTCGTGGCGCTGATTGATCAGCCCAAAGTCAAACCCCAATCCGGTCCGATCCAACTGGTACTCGGCAATGTTTCGGTCACCAACAAACACATTTTGGCGGCGGCGCTGGTAGGTAACGCGTGGCGCCGCAAAAAAGCCGCTATAGCCAAACGGCTGGATTTCATTCAACGGGTAGAAAAACTCTGAGGCCAGATATGTCTGAAATCCAAGCCGCACATCGTTGCGCCATTCCGTCCCGTGCTTGACCAGATCAAAAAACGTCAATCGAGTGCCCACCGTGAAATTGATGTTATTGACGTCAGATCCATCAATCTCCAGGCCAAAATTCATGGTCGGCGGGGCATAGGTTTTTTCCAGCACCGAAATGATCAGCGTGTTGTCTTTTGGTTTCGCCGAGAATTCATACCCCAGGCTGTCATACCGGCCTACACCGGTGTATTTGGTGAGATTCGCTTCGAGGTCCTCAACATTGAGTGGACGACCGATCATGTCTTCAAAATCAGGTTTGATCAGTTCAGCATCGGCGGTTTCGGTTCCCTGAACGTCAATTCCGGTTGGAATTGGAATTTCCGAGCGCTGGCGTTCGCTCCGCGCGATAAGGTATTCATCCCAGGTAGGGGCATCAATCGCCAGCATGGACAGTGTGCTTTCACTTTCAGTCGCTGCCTTGTATCCCAGATTGGCAATGTCATCTACCGGTTTGAAATCAAGGAGCGAGTATTTTTCCAGTTGTGGCGAAATAATGATATTGGCCTTGGCCAGATTTCGACGGTCACTATCGAGCGTCATAATCGTCAGCGACTGTTGCAGAATTCCCAGAAATGAAGAAATGGCCTTCAGATCGCCGAGCGGAGTTCCGACATCAACCGCGATCACGATGTCAGGTTTTAATTCATCGCGCATGGCATCGGTCGGAATGTTGTTGAGCAAGGCGCCATCCACCAGGACTTTTCCTTCGCGCTCAACTGGTGGGAACAGACCTGGAATTGACATCGTGGCCCGCAGGGCCTGAGCCAGCGATTTGTCACGCATGACTTCGGTCTTTCCGCTCAAAAAATCAGTCGCCACACAGCGGAATGGAATCGGTAACTCGTCGAAATTGTTGATTTTGGCATAGGGCAGCGTCAACCGATCAATCATCAATCCGATGTAGTGCGCCGGGCTGATTCCAAGTGGCAGCGTCGGCCCTTTTTTCAGGCCCAATTCGAAGTTGGTTTGATAGGAATTGCGGTCTTCCTTGCGCCGAAATTGCAACTGGTCATAGGTTGGACCGGTACCAATTGCCTTATTCCAATCAATACTTTTCATGAAGTCCCGAATCTCTTTCGGCTTCATGCCCATCGTGTACATTCCGCCAACCAGAGCGCCCATGCTGGTGCCGGCAATCGAGTCAATCGGAATGCGGTTTTCCTCAAACCATTCCAGCACGCCGATATGGGCAAAGCCTCTCGCCCCGCCGCCACTGAGGACCAGTCCGATTTTTTTGCGCTGCCGTTTGGCGGTTGTGAGGGCTTCACGAAGTTCCTCCGGGCTGGCCAAACTCAAGGATGGGGGGTCTTTGGGTTGGGGCATCCCCGCATCTGATGTCGGTTTTTCAATCGGGTTAAGGGCCAAAACCGGTATTCCGGCACACCAAATCAACATCCACAAACACATCAGCCGTTTCAGCATAGGTCGCACCAGGGAAGTTCAAATATTTGAGGTATAACCGTTTCTCGGAGGAGGGAATCCAGATTCAGGTTTTCGTTGAGGGTTTGATCTCTGAGTGAATTCAAACACCAATGAAAGAGCGGAATGGGAATGAGGTCAACAATAGTCAATCACTCCTGACACGGCAATGCGCGATCCCCATTTTTTCCATGAAATTGCAAATATCCCAAATCTTCTGACAATGCTATAGTTTGTGACTGGCAAGCCAGACGGTTCATTTTTCTTCAAACCAATTCAATCCCGGAGGTTCACGGAATCAATGAGACTGGTTCGTTTTCTTGGTCGAAGTGGAATCGAAGTGAGCGCCCTCGGTCTTGGATGCTGGGCCATTGGGGGCCCCTTTGAAGATCAGGGCGGATGGATGGGCTATGGAACGGTGGATGATGCTGAGTCGCTGCGGGCGCTGCACCGCGCCATTGACCTTGGCGTTACGTTTTTTGATACCTCTGATGTGTATGGCTGCGGGCACAGCGAACGACTGCTGGGACAGGTGCTCAGGGAGCATCGGCATCAGATGGTGATTACCGCCAAATTTGGCTACACCTTTGATGAAACTCGACGTTGCGTAACCGGGAAGGACGGCAGCCCGGCCTACGTCCAGCAAGCCTGTGACGCCAGTTTGCGCCGGCTGGGACGGGATTACATTGATGTCTACCAGTTTCACCTCCACGATTATGACCTGACACGGGCTGCTGAAGTCCGCGATACCCTCGAACATCTCGTCGCCCAGGGAAAAATCAGATTTTATGCCTGGGCCACCGAAGACCCCGACCGGATTCGACTCTTTGCCCAGGGAGAGCATTGCACCGCGTCTCCGCAGCTCCTCAACCTGGTTGACGCCAATCAGCAAACGCTCGACCTGTGCGACGAATTCGACCTGGCCTGCATTGCCCGCCGTCCATTAGGCATGGGATTACTGACCGGAAAATACCAGGCTGATTCAACCTTTGCTGAAAACGACATGCGGCGACGGTTCGGGTGGAATCTCAAGGAGGGGAAACAGGCCCAAATCCTCAATCAAATCAATTGCCTGCGAGAAATTCTCACCCGAAATAATCGAACCCTGGCCCAGGGAGCACTGGCCTGGATTTGGGCGCGTCACCCACGGACAATTCCAATTCCGGGGTTTAAAACGGTGGCGCAGGTGGAAGAAAACCTGAAGGCGCTGGATTTTGGGCCGCTGTCACACGAGGATTTTAATCAAATTGATCGAATCAAGTCAGTAGTCAGTAGTCAGTAATGCCAGTTAAGGATTGAAGTGTTTTTTGGTTTTCATCCCGAAGGGATGGAGTAAAGTGAGCCGGTGGTCAGCGTCGCTTTGGACGCGCCACCACCGGATGCGGGTCATCTCCAATCCAAATTTCCCCGCCCGGCCAGCCGCCGCCTACGGCAGCGGCTGGCCGGGCGGGGTGAGGAGGCAATGTTTTCCCAGGGTTAAAACCCTGGGCTACATGCCTTCCACGACCCAAAAACCGCCTCAACTCTTAACTGGCATTACTGACTACTGACTACTGACTCTCTTTCACCTTATGACCTTACGCATTGCCATTTTTGGCGGCAGTTTTAATCCACCAGGAATTCATCATCGAGAAATCGCCCGATTGTTGTCCCTCCACTTTGATCGGGTGATAATTGTTCCCTGTGGTCCACGACCCGACAAGCGGACCACCAATGACATCGAACCGATCTTTCGGGCAACATTAGCCGATTTGAATTTTCGGGGGCTTCCAAAAGTCGAAGTTGATCTCTTTGATCTGGAACAGGCGACCTTTACCCGCACCCACGACCTTCAATATCGGTATGCCAGCCAGGGCGAAGTCTGGCACGTGGTGGGTGGGGATCTGATCAAGGGTGGCAAAGATGGTGCTTCATTTATCCAGACCGCCTGGAAAAATGGATCTGAAATTTGGAACCACCTGAATTTTGTGGTTATCACCCGTGATGGCATTGACTTTGACGAACGCGACCTGCCGCCCCACCACCAGATTTTCCATGTTCAGGTATCGGGGGCAAGTTCCTCGATTCGAGAACGGATTTTTAATCATCAACCGATTGATGGTTTGGTAACCCCTGAAGTGGCAGGGTATATCGAGCGCTATGAATTATATCTGGGACGGATTCCCAGTCGCTTGACGCGGTTTCAGTTTGAAAAACCACGCCTGCTGATTGTCCCGGACGAATCAAACCCCAAGGCCAGGTCGCTCGTGCCCCGGTTTGAACCGTACCGGGATGATCAAAATCCCAATTGTATTCTGGTCATTGGCGGAGATGGGATGATGCTCGGGGCCATCAGCCAGTACTGGCACTTGCGATTGCCGTTTTTTGGGGTCAATGCGGGCCACCTTGGGTTTTTGCTCAACGAAGCCAATGAAGTGCTCAATGGCTCTTTTCGACCCCAGGAATTATTGATCAGACAAATGCCGTTGTTGTATGTTGAAGCCCAACTCGAAGACGGATCAATGGTAAGCAGCCTGAGTTTTAACGATGCCTGGGTTGAACGGGCCACGAGCCAGGTCGGCTGGGTTGAAGTCAAAGTCAACGGGCGGGTCAAAATCCCGAAGCTCATTGCCGACGGGGCACTGGTTTCAACGGCTGCCGGTTCAACCGCCTATGCCCGCGCCATGGGAGCAATGCCATTGTTGGCCGATACCCCAGCGCTTCTGCTTGTCGGGTCAAATGTTTTGGAGCCGCCTGGGTGGAAATCAGCGTTACTGTCGCTTGATTCAGAGATTGAATTTCAGTGTCTCAGCCCGATTAAACGGCCACTGGAAGGATTTGCCGGGAATAGTTCGTTGGGAAAAGTCCAGTTCATGCGCATTCGCGTCAGTCGGATTGCCGCTGCGGAACTGGCGTTTTGCCCTACCCACGACATGGCTGAGAAAATTGCCCAGATTCAATTTCCAAACCAGCGCGGGTAACACATTTTTGGAGTGCGGTGGCTTGACACCGCTTTTCATTATTCCGCAGCAATCCAGCCATCGAAAATATTGATCACCCGGTTGCCAAACGACGCATTGCGTTCTGAATGCGTGACCTGAATGATGGTGGTGCCTTCATCATTGAGCCGTTTGAACAATTCCATGATTTCTTCGGCTTGTTTGGAATGGAGGTTCCCCGTTGGTTCGTCCGCTAAAATGACTTTCGGACCGGCGATGATGGCTCGGGCAATGGACACAAGTTGCTGCTGGCCTCCGGAAAGCTGGTTGGGATAGAGGTCTTTTTTGCCGACAATTTGAAACCGGTCCAGCACGTCACAAACCATGCTTTCGCATTCCTTGCGCTTGATGTTGCGGTAGGAAAGCGGGATTTCGAGGTTTTCATACACTGTCAAATTGTCGAGCAGGTGGTAGCTTTGAAAGACAAACCCAAAAGTTTTCTTCTGGATTTCGAATCGTTCTTTTTTGCTCAGTTTGTGAATTGGCTGCTCATTGAGCACATATTCACCCGTCCAGGCACTGTCGTGCATTCCTAAAATATTGAGCAAGGTCGTTTTACCGGCACCTGAGGGCCCCATAATCGAAATAAATTCGCCGGGTTTGATTTCAACATTGATCCGCCGCAGGACAAAATGTCGGGTGTGGCCGTGATCAAAGGATTT
This portion of the Acidobacteriota bacterium genome encodes:
- a CDS encoding patatin-like phospholipase family protein, producing MLKRLMCLWMLIWCAGIPVLALNPIEKPTSDAGMPQPKDPPSLSLASPEELREALTTAKRQRKKIGLVLSGGGARGFAHIGVLEWFEENRIPIDSIAGTSMGALVGGMYTMGMKPKEIRDFMKSIDWNKAIGTGPTYDQLQFRRKEDRNSYQTNFELGLKKGPTLPLGISPAHYIGLMIDRLTLPYAKINNFDELPIPFRCVATDFLSGKTEVMRDKSLAQALRATMSIPGLFPPVEREGKVLVDGALLNNIPTDAMRDELKPDIVIAVDVGTPLGDLKAISSFLGILQQSLTIMTLDSDRRNLAKANIIISPQLEKYSLLDFKPVDDIANLGYKAATESESTLSMLAIDAPTWDEYLIARSERQRSEIPIPTGIDVQGTETADAELIKPDFEDMIGRPLNVEDLEANLTKYTGVGRYDSLGYEFSAKPKDNTLIISVLEKTYAPPTMNFGLEIDGSDVNNINFTVGTRLTFFDLVKHGTEWRNDVRLGFQTYLASEFFYPLNEIQPFGYSGFFAAPRVTYQRRRQNVFVGDRNIAEYQLDRTGLGFDFGLINQRHELRAGMEFGHTDAKVRAGDPGLPSVDGRFALARIRWAFDGQDSATVPSKGLRTSVEGRWFFDSPNSPGTSGSFPQAEARLSYFKPAFDKGSLFLVSSGGSSLNYDATPTESFTVGGPFRLSSFDRDEFRGNHYFLNSLGYLRPIGELPPLIGKKVFIGGWYDIGGAWGGPLTDATRLRYRQSISAGLVVDTIFGPFSLIGSVGESGRGKIFFAFGKFF
- a CDS encoding aldo/keto reductase, whose translation is MRLVRFLGRSGIEVSALGLGCWAIGGPFEDQGGWMGYGTVDDAESLRALHRAIDLGVTFFDTSDVYGCGHSERLLGQVLREHRHQMVITAKFGYTFDETRRCVTGKDGSPAYVQQACDASLRRLGRDYIDVYQFHLHDYDLTRAAEVRDTLEHLVAQGKIRFYAWATEDPDRIRLFAQGEHCTASPQLLNLVDANQQTLDLCDEFDLACIARRPLGMGLLTGKYQADSTFAENDMRRRFGWNLKEGKQAQILNQINCLREILTRNNRTLAQGALAWIWARHPRTIPIPGFKTVAQVEENLKALDFGPLSHEDFNQIDRIKSVVSSQ
- a CDS encoding NAD(+)/NADH kinase; the encoded protein is MTLRIAIFGGSFNPPGIHHREIARLLSLHFDRVIIVPCGPRPDKRTTNDIEPIFRATLADLNFRGLPKVEVDLFDLEQATFTRTHDLQYRYASQGEVWHVVGGDLIKGGKDGASFIQTAWKNGSEIWNHLNFVVITRDGIDFDERDLPPHHQIFHVQVSGASSSIRERIFNHQPIDGLVTPEVAGYIERYELYLGRIPSRLTRFQFEKPRLLIVPDESNPKARSLVPRFEPYRDDQNPNCILVIGGDGMMLGAISQYWHLRLPFFGVNAGHLGFLLNEANEVLNGSFRPQELLIRQMPLLYVEAQLEDGSMVSSLSFNDAWVERATSQVGWVEVKVNGRVKIPKLIADGALVSTAAGSTAYARAMGAMPLLADTPALLLVGSNVLEPPGWKSALLSLDSEIEFQCLSPIKRPLEGFAGNSSLGKVQFMRIRVSRIAAAELAFCPTHDMAEKIAQIQFPNQRG
- a CDS encoding ABC transporter ATP-binding protein, with product MIVLRNLEKSFDHGHTRHFVLRRINVEIKPGEFISIMGPSGAGKTTLLNILGMHDSAWTGEYVLNEQPIHKLSKKERFEIQKKTFGFVFQSYHLLDNLTVYENLEIPLSYRNIKRKECESMVCDVLDRFQIVGKKDLYPNQLSGGQQQLVSIARAIIAGPKVILADEPTGNLHSKQAEEIMELFKRLNDEGTTIIQVTHSERNASFGNRVINIFDGWIAAE